The Augochlora pura isolate Apur16 chromosome 4, APUR_v2.2.1, whole genome shotgun sequence genome segment TTGAAAAACTCGCGACAGGAGATGTCTTACAGCGATGGCGGGCGTCCAATCCGTAAGTTCGGCACCAAATCGCCGAAAAAGCTTTGTGTGACcaagaatgaaaataacgaCAAAACCACGACCACAATCAATTGTAATAGTCATCACCACAATCATTGCCATCACACTCGTCGGTCTCTCGAAACCCCTCAACCGTCGGTACACAAACGTAATCTCTACATTGTTTCTTTCCCCTTGATACTGCTTTTCAACGTTATGAGAACGCTTCTCTATCAATTATTTGTGGTGTTTAAGTATTTGTACACATCCACGTCTCAACTGATCCAACGAAGACAAACCTCTAAACAAAGCTGCCAATTGGAGATCGTGGTTGGTCAGAAGTCtgcagatattttaaataatagtcgGACTAATTCTGGGCAAACCGAGTCAGAGGGAATGTCGCAAATGCCCAGGAGATCTATGGGTCCTGGACCCGGGGATCCTTTATTAGCGAAACAAAAGCATCATCACCGTAGAGCTTTTGAATTCATTAGTAAAGCACTGAAAATCGATGAGGATAATGAaggtattatatttataatttgtattttttagtcTCATTGAATTTACTAAcaggaaataatttctctcaGGACaaaaggaaatggcaattgaACTGTATAAAAAAGGTATTGGAGAATTGGAGAAAGGAATTGCCGTGGAATGCACAGGTGGCCGTGGAGAAGTGTGGGAACATGCTCAAAGATTGCATGATAAAATGCGAACTAACTTAGCAATGGCAAAGGACAGACTCGACTTCCTTGGTTTGTAGATTTATACCATTGATAAGCATCACATTCCTCGAGCTGGTCCAGTTTTTTACCTAACAACATGCACATCTTGTACTTAATATTATGAACACAAAGTTCCTTTTATTATAGTACCTTAACGTTAGATCGAATTCTGGTAACAGCTTCAGGAATAATACACGATTAATGTATTTAGCATGCCCatgtgttaattgtttataatgtttacGCGTATGGGTGTGCGAGCGTGTGTGTCTACGTGTGAACGTATATGTGCGTGTACGCATGCGCGCGTTATTACCTtttctttgacaatttttgatttttggcacattatattctttcataaGCGGtgcaaatattaatgtacAAACTAGTAGCCAGACTTCATATAGCAGCATTTCTAATAGCTGTACgcccgcccgcgcgcgcgcgcgctcattTCCATACTTTAATACTAGTCGAatagtttgaaaatttctgAACAAAAGTTGACGAAACTTCTGAGTTCGATTCAGTACTTAGCTATGTAGCCTACTGCAGCATGGCAGAGAatgtttttcctttttgtaGTGAGTGTGTGTGAGCTGAAAAACATGGATATCTCCAATGAGTGTCACGGTCCTGGAAATAAAGCGGACACCGAACATCCAGGAAAGAATCTGAGGGCTCGTCGCAATTTACACACACTACAAACAACTCGATCTTCTTTAAATACAAATCATACAAAAAATACAAACAGTACACAAACAGTGAATATAGGGCCGAATACATGTACCCAAATTCCCAAGTTAAGGCCACGCTCACCAAAAAACTATTGTGCCCATTCTGAAGGTACTGTTTGTCTGAAGTTCTGGGCTTACATGAAAACTTTTCTTGTAAATCTATTAGCGTAATATTTGTACTAGTCGCTTCTTTAAAAGTGTTATTTCTAATCCATTGTCACTATACGCATTTGtaccattttttaatgtaGTTTAGCGGTAAACGTAGAAATGTTGTTATAACGATTGCTAAATTTATAGTAGTTTTGCTCTTATTTGCATAGCATAGTATTTATTCGGATCAAGTTTTTGATAAGTTCTAATCATTTCTCCGAAACTGAAAAATGTATGCATACGAGGCAAGGGTGATATTGTATCTAGAAGTGGAAGATTAGTCCTTTGCACGACGATTtgctttttataaaaacaaactTCTGTTTGGAAAGTTTCTTTAAAGATACATTGATAACTTcacattaaacattttattttatattatggtACACAAAGTTGTctgcaattaaccctttgcggccgGTGTCCCCGTAGCGGAGACATTCTTAAATCGTCGTTGAAATCGATGTTCCTGCTGCGGAAATCTTCGGAAAATGCAACAATGACAAAACGCTATAGTTCTCTATGGTTCGTGATCAGTTTCAACAAGTTTTCTGTGTTTAAATGTCCATATATTGGACTTTAAATTCTGTATGCAAAAAGTAACTGCGAAACGCTAGATTTGCTCTGACCTGCTGATACTTCCAAGAGCGAAATCTGCTGGCTGCAAAGGATTAAGACACATTTActgtttagaaaataatacaagcGTTCAGTCTTGTACATGTTTTTAATGTTGTGTGGAATTCTTTAACATGATTACACATATACATTCTTAACGTTCCTTATACTGATACACTTGTGAAATATCAACGGTGTTTGCTCTTTACACAGTCacatataaattgttaaaagcaaTTCAgatcattttttcattaactttGATTACATTTTAACATGTAGTATTCTCTGAGTTTTAACACgtttgttttgtattttattctttgcaatagttcTCCACGTTAGActtgtttcaaattttttctgcATACTGATAGTGAATATTGTTCTGTAATTCGCATTTTCTGCATTCCGCTAATTCTGTCGTATTGTTATAGCATCTGGAAGAAAGTTATCTGTCCCTGGGAAAAGAGTCGGTACAGCCATAAGCAAGAGCCAAACCTTACCGAGAAGCATGGGAAGGTCACCGCCGGTACAATCTTGTCATCGAGTCATGCCGGTGAAACCAACATCCACACCACCCTCTGTCAAAAGACAATTATCAGTACCTGGAAATGGTTCGCCTATAAGAAGACCAGGCACGCCTACTGCAACAAATAGTAATAGAGGAACGCCTACTAGAAAAGCACCTATTTTAAAGGGTGTAGATCCAAAACTTGCACAAGTTATTATCGATGAAATCTTAGAAGGAGGTGCAGCTGTGCATTGGGAAGACATAGCTGGCCAAGAGGTTTGGTCGCAGTAAATTTACATAGTTCATTGTACAGAGTGTCTTCAGTCTTCTAAatgtcgaataattatttcaagtatgATATATTCGTTATCTTCTAGACGGCGAAGCAAGCTTTACAGGAAATGGTGATTCTACCCTCGTTAAGACCGGAATTATTCACCG includes the following:
- the Spas gene encoding spastin isoform X3, with translation MSYSDGGRPIRKFGTKSPKKLCVTKNENNDKTTTTINCNSHHHNHCHHTRRSLETPQPSVHKRNLYIVSFPLILLFNVMRTLLYQLFVVFKYLYTSTSQLIQRRQTSKQSCQLEIVVGQKSADILNNSRTNSGQTESEGMSQMPRRSMGPGPGDPLLAKQKHHHRRAFEFISKALKIDEDNEGQKEMAIELYKKGIGELEKGIAVECTGGRGEVWEHAQRLHDKMRTNLAMAKDRLDFLASGRKLSVPGKRVGTAISKSQTLPRSMGRSPPVQSCHRVMPVKPTSTPPSVKRQLSVPGNGSPIRRPGTPTATNSNRGTPTRKAPILKGVDPKLAQVIIDEILEGGAAVHWEDIAGQETAKQALQEMVILPSLRPELFTGLRTPARGLLLFGPPGNGKTLLARAVATQCNATFFSISAASLTSKYVGEGEKLVRALFAIARELQPSVIFIDEVDSLLSERKDNEHEASRRLKTEFLVEFDGLPCNPEERVLVMAATNRPQELDEAALRRFTKRVYVTLPDLRTRIILLKRLLAKHNDPLTPEELNDMAILTEGYSGSDLTGLAKDAALGPIRELNPDQVKELDLNSVRNITMQDFRDSLKRIRRSVSPASLAAYEKWSLEYGDVSL
- the Spas gene encoding spastin isoform X1; protein product: MSYSDGGRPIRKFGTKSPKKLCVTKNENNDKTTTTINCNSHHHNHCHHTRRSLETPQPSVHKRNLYIVSFPLILLFNVMRTLLYQLFVVFKYLYTSTSQLIQRRQTSKQSCQLEIVVGQKSADILNNSRTNSGQTESEGMSQMPRRSMGPGPGDPLLAKQKHHHRRAFEFISKALKIDEDNEGQKEMAIELYKKGIGELEKGIAVECTGGRGEVWEHAQRLHDKMRTNLAMAKDRLDFLVSVCELKNMDISNECHGPGNKADTEHPGKNLRARRNLHTLQTTRSSLNTNHTKNTNSTQTVNIGPNTCTQIPKLRPRSPKNYCAHSEASGRKLSVPGKRVGTAISKSQTLPRSMGRSPPVQSCHRVMPVKPTSTPPSVKRQLSVPGNGSPIRRPGTPTATNSNRGTPTRKAPILKGVDPKLAQVIIDEILEGGAAVHWEDIAGQETAKQALQEMVILPSLRPELFTGLRTPARGLLLFGPPGNGKTLLARAVATQCNATFFSISAASLTSKYVGEGEKLVRALFAIARELQPSVIFIDEVDSLLSERKDNEHEASRRLKTEFLVEFDGLPCNPEERVLVMAATNRPQELDEAALRRFTKRVYVTLPDLRTRIILLKRLLAKHNDPLTPEELNDMAILTEGYSGSDLTGLAKDAALGPIRELNPDQVKELDLNSVRNITMQDFRDSLKRIRRSVSPASLAAYEKWSLEYGDVSL
- the Spas gene encoding spastin isoform X2 → MKITTKPRPQSIVIVITTIIAITLVGLSKPLNRRYTNYLYTSTSQLIQRRQTSKQSCQLEIVVGQKSADILNNSRTNSGQTESEGMSQMPRRSMGPGPGDPLLAKQKHHHRRAFEFISKALKIDEDNEGQKEMAIELYKKGIGELEKGIAVECTGGRGEVWEHAQRLHDKMRTNLAMAKDRLDFLVSVCELKNMDISNECHGPGNKADTEHPGKNLRARRNLHTLQTTRSSLNTNHTKNTNSTQTVNIGPNTCTQIPKLRPRSPKNYCAHSEASGRKLSVPGKRVGTAISKSQTLPRSMGRSPPVQSCHRVMPVKPTSTPPSVKRQLSVPGNGSPIRRPGTPTATNSNRGTPTRKAPILKGVDPKLAQVIIDEILEGGAAVHWEDIAGQETAKQALQEMVILPSLRPELFTGLRTPARGLLLFGPPGNGKTLLARAVATQCNATFFSISAASLTSKYVGEGEKLVRALFAIARELQPSVIFIDEVDSLLSERKDNEHEASRRLKTEFLVEFDGLPCNPEERVLVMAATNRPQELDEAALRRFTKRVYVTLPDLRTRIILLKRLLAKHNDPLTPEELNDMAILTEGYSGSDLTGLAKDAALGPIRELNPDQVKELDLNSVRNITMQDFRDSLKRIRRSVSPASLAAYEKWSLEYGDVSL
- the Spas gene encoding spastin isoform X4, with translation MSQMPRRSMGPGPGDPLLAKQKHHHRRAFEFISKALKIDEDNEGQKEMAIELYKKGIGELEKGIAVECTGGRGEVWEHAQRLHDKMRTNLAMAKDRLDFLVSVCELKNMDISNECHGPGNKADTEHPGKNLRARRNLHTLQTTRSSLNTNHTKNTNSTQTVNIGPNTCTQIPKLRPRSPKNYCAHSEASGRKLSVPGKRVGTAISKSQTLPRSMGRSPPVQSCHRVMPVKPTSTPPSVKRQLSVPGNGSPIRRPGTPTATNSNRGTPTRKAPILKGVDPKLAQVIIDEILEGGAAVHWEDIAGQETAKQALQEMVILPSLRPELFTGLRTPARGLLLFGPPGNGKTLLARAVATQCNATFFSISAASLTSKYVGEGEKLVRALFAIARELQPSVIFIDEVDSLLSERKDNEHEASRRLKTEFLVEFDGLPCNPEERVLVMAATNRPQELDEAALRRFTKRVYVTLPDLRTRIILLKRLLAKHNDPLTPEELNDMAILTEGYSGSDLTGLAKDAALGPIRELNPDQVKELDLNSVRNITMQDFRDSLKRIRRSVSPASLAAYEKWSLEYGDVSL